From a single Pseudorasbora parva isolate DD20220531a chromosome 17, ASM2467924v1, whole genome shotgun sequence genomic region:
- the zgc:123010 gene encoding uncharacterized protein zgc:123010 isoform X2: MVGLMKFSLDFCRLLGLSGSSDERPEEMDTGALPGQNDRTLSQDVLNGEEGLSEEEKARRKAERRKAKRKRQRQRKKLERVKKDESTEQEEENAGADSDLDESEESEPEEMEEIDLSKEEEKTVAPPSKSDSGPPLASGNKSNQQPTARSSEEDPGWDVNSAFVANAVNHIRPKAKSKGSHKSKENKENESRTGEVIGLSDAKTKRSALLVEKGIRFVQEGQYTQAVSLFTEAIKCDPKDYRFFGNRSYCYCCLEQYPLALADAEKSIHMAPDWPKGYYRRGSALMGLKRYSEAEKAMEQVLKLDGDCEEAVNDLLYCKVQQLTDLGYEEEQSIQLLEKYNTVQAVVAAKASNQDCTLLLPSPCNSLWVGNVTTELTEKHLRDLFKIYGEIDSIRVLHERFCAFVNFKNANMASRAMENLNGHFIENTRLVVRYPDRRIQKVLPTPAFQQPAGAAGPRRRGPVNEDECYFWRTTGCHFGDRCRYKHIPDHRGKDWQP; this comes from the exons ATGGTTGGACTAATGAAGTTCAGTTTGGATTTCTGCCGGTTACTGGGGCTCAGCG GCTCCAGTGATGAGAGGCCAGAGGAGATGGACACAGGTGCCCTCCCCGGGCAGAATGACCGCACACTCTCACAG GATGTCTTAAATGGTGAGGAGGGTCTTAGTGAGGAGGAGAAGGCCAGGCGGAAAGCAGAGAGGCGCAAAGCCAAGAGGAAG cgtCAACGGCAACGTAAGAAACTCGAGCGGGTTAAAAAGGATGAAAGTACTGAGCAG gaggaggagaatgCTGGAGCAGATTCTGATCTCGACGAGTCTGAGGAGTCTGAGCCAGAGGAGATGGAAGAGATTGACCTTTCAaaggaggaagagaagacagtcGCTCCTCCAAGTAAAAGTGATTCTGGACCTCCACTGGCTTCAGGGAACAAAAGCAACCAGCAGCCGACGGCCCGTTCTAGTGAGGAG GACCCAGGGTGGGATGTAAACAGTGCTTTTGTTGCCAATGCTGTCAATCACATTCGACCCAAAGCTAAAAGTAAAGGATCTCACAAGTCGAAAGAGAACAAGGAAAATGAGAGCAGGACCGGAGAG gtCATTGGCTTATCAGATGCTAAAACTAAAAGAAGTGCCTTACTAGTAG AAAAGGGGATTCGATTTGTTCAGGAGGGCCAGTACACACAAGCAGTTAGTCTGTTTACAGAGGCCATCAAATGTGACCCCAAAGACTACAG GTTTTTTGGGAATCGCTCCTACTGCTACTGCTGTCTGGAGCAGTACCCTCTGGCCCTTGCAGATGCTGAGAAGTCCATCCATATGGCTCCTGATTGGCCCAAAGGCTATTACCGTAGGGGGAGTGCACTAATGGGACTTAAG AGGTACAGTGAAGCTGAGAAAGCCATGGAGCAGGTGCTAAAACTAGATGGAGATTGCGAAGAAGCCGTCAATGACCTCTTGTACTGCAAAGTGCAACAACTTACG GATCTTGGATATGAAGAGGAGCAGAGTATTCAATTGCTGGAAAAATACAATACAGTGCAGGCTGTTGTTGCAGCGAAGG ctTCAAATCAGGACTGTACTCTCCTTTTGCCAAG TCCTTGCAATTCTTTGTGGGTGGGCAATGTGACGACAGAACTGACCGAGAAACATCTGCGGGACCTGTTCAAAAT TTACGGAGAAATTGACAGCATTCGGGTTCTGCATGAACGTTTCTGTGCATTTGTTAACTTTAAGAATGCCAACATGGCCTCCCGTGCAATGGAGAACCTCAAT GGACATTTTATTGAGAATACCCGGCTAGTGGTTCGATATCCAGATCGCCGGATTCAGAAAGTCCTCCCAACACCTGCCTTTCAACAACCTGCAGGGGCTGCTGG
- the zgc:123010 gene encoding uncharacterized protein zgc:123010 isoform X1 — protein MVGLMKFSLDFCRLLGLSGSSDERPEEMDTGALPGQNDRTLSQDVLNGEEGLSEEEKARRKAERRKAKRKRQRQRKKLERVKKDESTEQEEEENAGADSDLDESEESEPEEMEEIDLSKEEEKTVAPPSKSDSGPPLASGNKSNQQPTARSSEEDPGWDVNSAFVANAVNHIRPKAKSKGSHKSKENKENESRTGEVIGLSDAKTKRSALLVEKGIRFVQEGQYTQAVSLFTEAIKCDPKDYRFFGNRSYCYCCLEQYPLALADAEKSIHMAPDWPKGYYRRGSALMGLKRYSEAEKAMEQVLKLDGDCEEAVNDLLYCKVQQLTDLGYEEEQSIQLLEKYNTVQAVVAAKASNQDCTLLLPSPCNSLWVGNVTTELTEKHLRDLFKIYGEIDSIRVLHERFCAFVNFKNANMASRAMENLNGHFIENTRLVVRYPDRRIQKVLPTPAFQQPAGAAGPRRRGPVNEDECYFWRTTGCHFGDRCRYKHIPDHRGKDWQP, from the exons ATGGTTGGACTAATGAAGTTCAGTTTGGATTTCTGCCGGTTACTGGGGCTCAGCG GCTCCAGTGATGAGAGGCCAGAGGAGATGGACACAGGTGCCCTCCCCGGGCAGAATGACCGCACACTCTCACAG GATGTCTTAAATGGTGAGGAGGGTCTTAGTGAGGAGGAGAAGGCCAGGCGGAAAGCAGAGAGGCGCAAAGCCAAGAGGAAG cgtCAACGGCAACGTAAGAAACTCGAGCGGGTTAAAAAGGATGAAAGTACTGAGCAG gaggaggaggagaatgCTGGAGCAGATTCTGATCTCGACGAGTCTGAGGAGTCTGAGCCAGAGGAGATGGAAGAGATTGACCTTTCAaaggaggaagagaagacagtcGCTCCTCCAAGTAAAAGTGATTCTGGACCTCCACTGGCTTCAGGGAACAAAAGCAACCAGCAGCCGACGGCCCGTTCTAGTGAGGAG GACCCAGGGTGGGATGTAAACAGTGCTTTTGTTGCCAATGCTGTCAATCACATTCGACCCAAAGCTAAAAGTAAAGGATCTCACAAGTCGAAAGAGAACAAGGAAAATGAGAGCAGGACCGGAGAG gtCATTGGCTTATCAGATGCTAAAACTAAAAGAAGTGCCTTACTAGTAG AAAAGGGGATTCGATTTGTTCAGGAGGGCCAGTACACACAAGCAGTTAGTCTGTTTACAGAGGCCATCAAATGTGACCCCAAAGACTACAG GTTTTTTGGGAATCGCTCCTACTGCTACTGCTGTCTGGAGCAGTACCCTCTGGCCCTTGCAGATGCTGAGAAGTCCATCCATATGGCTCCTGATTGGCCCAAAGGCTATTACCGTAGGGGGAGTGCACTAATGGGACTTAAG AGGTACAGTGAAGCTGAGAAAGCCATGGAGCAGGTGCTAAAACTAGATGGAGATTGCGAAGAAGCCGTCAATGACCTCTTGTACTGCAAAGTGCAACAACTTACG GATCTTGGATATGAAGAGGAGCAGAGTATTCAATTGCTGGAAAAATACAATACAGTGCAGGCTGTTGTTGCAGCGAAGG ctTCAAATCAGGACTGTACTCTCCTTTTGCCAAG TCCTTGCAATTCTTTGTGGGTGGGCAATGTGACGACAGAACTGACCGAGAAACATCTGCGGGACCTGTTCAAAAT TTACGGAGAAATTGACAGCATTCGGGTTCTGCATGAACGTTTCTGTGCATTTGTTAACTTTAAGAATGCCAACATGGCCTCCCGTGCAATGGAGAACCTCAAT GGACATTTTATTGAGAATACCCGGCTAGTGGTTCGATATCCAGATCGCCGGATTCAGAAAGTCCTCCCAACACCTGCCTTTCAACAACCTGCAGGGGCTGCTGG